Proteins encoded within one genomic window of Oligoflexus sp.:
- a CDS encoding O-antigen ligase family protein, producing the protein MNPGKFTLNTKAKAHALWVEMLVLVAALSLSIFMFLQESLLPLSPLPILAVAAWVILPRLGSRSDQIILLAFFILCFFIDDIAQGPWNDLDSITKDLGTLLFRSFGITGFEAFTIGFSFLCFVITKREEKKAWVNLGLLPLLLISSLVLTTGLIGTLYGVMTGGILQTALIQIRVFYLLPLWTFIGFVVMRDVQFFRKIFFWLTILIVFKSFQAILIWITNRGSLAEMEYIYEHYFSAYQVVAMLHLLQYAWRRPEGILKVASLIALAATFFAYILNDRRTSYVAIPFALFVMLFFLPQSFMKRFGRLIITTALLGGTFTAATWSLPFSVGALYRSFGSETGEQGPSYRDLENANMLREVSRAPLTGIGYGREFEEFYPMPSVASKYPRYKMIPHNALLSAWCYGGPLTIAGVSLIFLFMFGLSGRLIHDEHMVGYRYIGIFCLFYFMQFFSYVFGDIGLTVNKNQLLGGLFLGGCYRLYQMRKREVGAC; encoded by the coding sequence ATGAATCCCGGCAAATTTACTTTAAATACCAAGGCCAAAGCTCACGCACTCTGGGTGGAGATGCTGGTCTTAGTTGCAGCCTTGTCTCTCAGCATTTTCATGTTCCTGCAGGAAAGCCTTCTGCCTTTGAGTCCCCTTCCAATTCTGGCGGTGGCGGCCTGGGTTATTCTGCCCCGACTGGGTTCACGATCAGATCAGATCATCCTTCTGGCCTTTTTTATCCTCTGCTTTTTTATCGACGACATTGCCCAGGGGCCATGGAACGATTTGGATTCGATCACCAAGGATCTTGGAACGCTTCTTTTTCGCTCGTTTGGAATCACGGGTTTTGAAGCCTTTACGATAGGCTTTAGTTTCCTTTGCTTTGTGATCACAAAGCGCGAAGAGAAAAAAGCGTGGGTGAACCTGGGGCTTCTGCCGCTGCTTTTGATCTCATCTCTGGTCTTGACCACGGGTCTCATCGGTACGCTGTACGGAGTCATGACTGGCGGAATCCTGCAGACGGCTCTGATTCAGATACGGGTGTTCTATCTTTTGCCCCTTTGGACCTTCATTGGCTTTGTGGTCATGCGGGATGTGCAATTCTTCCGAAAGATTTTCTTCTGGCTCACCATCCTCATCGTGTTCAAATCCTTTCAGGCTATTCTGATTTGGATCACCAATCGCGGTTCTTTGGCGGAAATGGAATATATTTATGAACATTATTTCTCCGCCTATCAGGTCGTTGCGATGCTCCATCTCCTGCAGTACGCCTGGCGTCGCCCGGAAGGAATACTGAAGGTCGCGAGCCTTATCGCGCTCGCGGCGACCTTCTTCGCCTATATCCTGAACGATCGCAGGACATCCTATGTGGCGATCCCTTTCGCTCTTTTCGTAATGCTCTTCTTCCTGCCTCAGTCCTTCATGAAGCGCTTTGGACGCTTGATCATCACAACAGCGCTTTTGGGTGGGACATTCACGGCGGCGACCTGGAGTCTGCCCTTTTCGGTCGGTGCGCTCTACAGGTCCTTTGGTTCCGAGACGGGCGAACAGGGACCGAGCTATCGCGATCTGGAGAACGCGAACATGCTGCGTGAGGTCTCACGCGCGCCCCTCACCGGGATTGGTTACGGAAGGGAATTCGAGGAATTCTATCCCATGCCGTCGGTCGCCAGCAAATATCCGCGTTACAAGATGATCCCTCATAATGCGCTGCTGTCCGCCTGGTGCTATGGAGGGCCTCTGACCATCGCCGGGGTGAGCCTGATCTTTCTTTTCATGTTCGGCTTGTCGGGACGGTTGATCCACGATGAGCACATGGTGGGCTATCGCTATATCGGGATCTTCTGCCTCTTTTATTTCATGCAGTTCTTCAGCTATGTTTTCGGTGATATCGGGCTGACCGTGAACAAGAACCAGCTGCTCGGCGGGCTCTTTCTGGGGGGCTGCTATCGCCTCTATCAAATGCGCAAAAGGGAGGTGGGCGCATGCTAA
- a CDS encoding putative LPS assembly protein LptD, protein MNDVSLVIGKGLTLGSLLLAIVCSSLVPSQASAQTRPVPELGASDEPTPSLDPLDVDPDYSFLYDTRTIGLDKDGKRYLFEGDVVLIGGGNVITADKIQVDYTTTTLVAEGHVVLLHQNEVFTGTRIEMQWKTGDFTIINAVLTANDVRKVEEVSRRILGQSARELAYDAAREEQLKEIEKSKEDMKKAFGASEAKEPSPGQVTAYTRLLERERFTRESSPPMLADRDPERRRRLERRRTYWKKSRAEATSAPLPQNFYFRLEGDKLQRRDGNLYRVDRGSFTPCRCEDDETPAWGFQADEIEAQQEGYVDLHHPVLTIKGIPILYLPYLKLPLKAKRQSGFLMPSFQSGQQKNGFVYTQPVFLDLGQNADATITTDLFQKRGTRVGLEGRYEARKHSGFRFQTEMIRDTSWLQLQSERNGLLKYHLEEQPFCATAATPEERLACEKQIVDNLTPPGNTWRGKEEWQGRYFLAPRLSIVSAGKVTSDHRYIEDLYLPEDIVTAFANQANANAFSTAKARVDFDGRDFYLGLGGSLGDNAWSTERYSGQQIPAYLNLQTRLFRLLPSSWVKLPIYAEVQAKTIVIDEFDSTRNITNNIAPATPDLTLGDGQWNRMAVLLTTPLTSDSIVRVDQFTEGEVRVISHEGLPEKNSSIRSWRTGFALNLPIDGIGPLPSWIRKPEGVEGQSYVKHIMNWGLSLSMRPSVVREGQYGELQNASKTDLVYFTSDRRTIHPDEQQPRDVRDEDRMVPHQRVTLSTSHRWQVFDRVQETLPGQLPPETNENAEQLRDLQRQALRELMSVKDQPVTSTSTMFRDRPDGGVDWFINRYRISDVNTSEPVSFNISMSFDYQQEKLRQEQIKRNKDLEEQALQASDPADAAQARSQVVNYFQLPESWLGPYSSLAINWRGVSLSTTSTYNIYKNANTSLSFGLGLPTFLSTSLAMNYVVEKNAELDTALNQIFFKRIKTTNVGLSSGIIPYISLGANLIRRQVEAEKYQYGTSYQIAYDSVSGCWGLRFVREKDLNQNEENANYIVQLAVIFLGNRRNADISPGLKRQFGVDDENL, encoded by the coding sequence TTGAACGATGTCTCTCTGGTGATTGGTAAGGGGCTCACTCTCGGTTCCTTGCTTCTAGCAATAGTGTGCAGCAGCCTTGTTCCCAGCCAGGCCTCGGCTCAGACGCGTCCGGTGCCTGAACTCGGAGCCTCGGACGAGCCGACGCCTTCCCTGGATCCTTTGGATGTCGATCCTGACTATTCCTTTCTTTACGACACCCGCACCATCGGCTTGGATAAGGATGGCAAACGCTACCTCTTCGAAGGGGACGTGGTCCTGATCGGCGGCGGGAATGTCATCACAGCGGATAAGATCCAGGTCGACTACACGACGACCACATTGGTGGCTGAAGGTCACGTCGTCCTTTTGCATCAGAACGAAGTGTTTACGGGTACACGGATCGAGATGCAGTGGAAGACAGGTGATTTCACCATCATCAATGCGGTGCTCACGGCCAACGACGTACGTAAAGTTGAAGAAGTGAGCCGCCGCATCCTGGGGCAGTCGGCGCGTGAGCTGGCCTACGACGCCGCGCGCGAGGAGCAGCTGAAGGAGATCGAAAAGAGCAAAGAGGATATGAAAAAAGCCTTTGGAGCGTCAGAGGCCAAGGAACCAAGCCCCGGCCAGGTGACTGCTTACACAAGACTTTTGGAGCGCGAACGTTTCACCCGCGAATCCTCGCCGCCGATGCTCGCCGATCGCGACCCCGAGCGCCGCCGCCGCCTGGAGCGCCGCCGCACCTACTGGAAGAAGTCGCGGGCCGAAGCGACCTCTGCGCCTCTGCCTCAAAATTTCTATTTCCGTCTGGAAGGTGACAAACTGCAAAGACGCGATGGCAATCTTTACCGAGTCGATCGCGGATCCTTCACGCCCTGCCGCTGCGAAGATGATGAGACGCCGGCCTGGGGCTTCCAGGCGGATGAGATTGAAGCGCAGCAGGAAGGTTATGTCGACCTTCACCATCCGGTGCTGACGATCAAAGGCATTCCCATCCTTTATCTGCCTTATCTGAAGCTGCCTTTGAAAGCCAAGCGCCAATCGGGTTTCCTGATGCCAAGCTTTCAAAGCGGGCAGCAGAAAAACGGTTTTGTCTATACCCAGCCGGTGTTTTTGGATCTTGGGCAGAATGCCGATGCGACGATTACCACGGACCTCTTCCAGAAACGGGGGACGCGTGTAGGGCTTGAAGGCCGCTATGAAGCGCGCAAGCACTCGGGTTTTCGCTTTCAGACCGAGATGATTCGCGACACCTCGTGGCTGCAGCTGCAGAGCGAGCGCAATGGACTTCTGAAGTATCATCTGGAAGAGCAGCCCTTCTGCGCGACTGCAGCGACTCCGGAAGAGCGCCTCGCCTGTGAAAAGCAGATCGTCGATAACCTGACTCCGCCCGGCAATACCTGGAGGGGCAAGGAGGAGTGGCAAGGGCGTTATTTCCTTGCGCCGCGCCTTTCGATAGTGTCGGCAGGCAAGGTCACGTCCGATCACCGTTATATCGAAGACCTTTATCTGCCAGAAGATATCGTGACCGCGTTTGCCAATCAGGCCAATGCCAATGCTTTTTCCACCGCCAAGGCACGGGTGGATTTTGATGGTCGTGATTTTTATCTGGGACTTGGCGGCTCGCTCGGTGACAACGCCTGGTCCACCGAACGTTATTCCGGGCAGCAGATTCCAGCTTATCTGAACCTTCAGACCCGGCTCTTCCGTCTTCTGCCATCCAGCTGGGTGAAGCTGCCGATTTACGCGGAAGTCCAGGCCAAGACCATCGTGATCGATGAATTTGATTCCACGCGCAATATCACGAACAACATTGCGCCGGCCACGCCGGATCTGACTTTGGGTGATGGCCAATGGAATCGCATGGCCGTCCTTCTCACGACGCCTTTGACCAGCGACAGCATCGTCCGCGTGGATCAGTTTACCGAAGGTGAGGTCCGGGTTATTTCCCATGAAGGATTGCCCGAGAAAAACAGCAGCATTCGCAGCTGGCGGACGGGCTTCGCCTTGAATCTGCCGATCGATGGCATAGGGCCTTTGCCGAGCTGGATACGAAAGCCGGAGGGCGTCGAGGGCCAGAGTTATGTGAAGCATATCATGAACTGGGGTCTCAGCCTTTCCATGCGGCCGAGCGTGGTGCGCGAGGGGCAGTACGGAGAACTGCAGAACGCCAGCAAAACGGACCTGGTTTACTTCACAAGCGATCGTCGCACCATTCATCCTGATGAACAGCAGCCGCGTGATGTGCGCGATGAGGATCGCATGGTCCCGCATCAGCGCGTGACCCTGAGCACCAGCCATCGCTGGCAGGTCTTCGATCGGGTGCAGGAAACGCTGCCTGGTCAGCTGCCACCGGAGACGAACGAGAATGCCGAGCAGCTTCGCGATTTGCAAAGACAGGCCCTGCGCGAGCTGATGAGTGTGAAGGATCAGCCGGTCACCAGCACGAGCACGATGTTCCGTGACCGTCCGGATGGTGGAGTGGATTGGTTCATCAACCGCTATCGGATTTCGGATGTGAATACGTCCGAGCCTGTGAGCTTCAACATCAGCATGAGCTTTGACTATCAGCAGGAAAAACTGCGGCAGGAGCAGATCAAGCGCAATAAGGATCTGGAAGAACAGGCCCTGCAGGCGAGCGATCCAGCAGACGCAGCCCAGGCCCGCAGTCAGGTCGTGAATTATTTCCAGCTGCCCGAATCCTGGCTCGGCCCTTACTCATCTCTTGCCATCAACTGGCGCGGCGTGAGCCTGTCGACGACCTCGACCTATAACATCTATAAGAACGCCAATACCTCGCTCAGTTTTGGTCTGGGCCTGCCGACCTTCTTGTCCACATCCCTGGCCATGAATTATGTGGTCGAGAAAAATGCGGAACTCGATACCGCCCTGAATCAAATCTTTTTCAAGAGGATCAAGACCACCAACGTCGGTCTGAGTTCCGGCATCATCCCTTATATAAGCCTGGGTGCGAACCTGATCCGGCGCCAGGTGGAAGCGGAGAAGTATCAGTATGGAACATCCTATCAGATCGCCTATGATAGCGTGTCCGGCTGCTGGGGTCTGCGATTTGTGCGGGAAAAGGATTTGAATCAGAATGAAGAAAACGCCAACTACATCGTGCAGCTGGCGGTTATTTTCCTGGGCAATCGACGGAACGCGGATATCTCACCGGGCCTGAAGCGGCAATTCGGTGTCGATGACGAGAATCTTTAG
- a CDS encoding polysaccharide biosynthesis/export family protein: protein MKTAVRTFILLWAMVITSACTFHIPAEDISQLQAGKTFTRQGGFTIGPGDEIDIVVYGEERLSRRFTVSPAGILTFPLIPPINVVGMTVAQLTKRLESALDGMVKNPRVTASLLGVRSFSVYFAGEINRIGVVPLTSETTFLQAMTLAGGPTAFATGRIVLIRQVGNNKVRRFSLRYEDILTGEKYIDNITLESGDVIYVE, encoded by the coding sequence ATGAAAACGGCGGTTCGTACTTTCATTCTGCTGTGGGCCATGGTCATCACATCAGCGTGTACCTTTCATATCCCGGCCGAGGACATCTCGCAGCTGCAGGCCGGCAAGACCTTCACCCGCCAGGGCGGCTTCACGATTGGACCGGGTGACGAGATCGATATCGTTGTCTATGGCGAGGAAAGACTGAGCCGACGCTTCACCGTCTCGCCGGCCGGCATCCTGACCTTTCCTTTGATCCCGCCCATCAATGTCGTCGGCATGACCGTGGCGCAACTCACGAAGCGTTTGGAAAGCGCGCTGGATGGAATGGTGAAGAATCCGCGCGTGACGGCCTCACTCCTGGGCGTGCGCAGCTTTTCCGTTTATTTTGCCGGCGAAATTAACCGCATCGGTGTCGTGCCGCTCACCAGTGAAACGACCTTCCTTCAGGCCATGACCCTGGCTGGCGGTCCCACGGCCTTTGCCACCGGACGCATCGTTCTGATTCGACAGGTCGGCAATAACAAGGTTCGGCGCTTTTCCCTGCGTTACGAAGATATTCTGACCGGAGAAAAATACATTGATAACATCACATTGGAAAGTGGCGATGTTATCTACGTGGAATAA
- a CDS encoding polysaccharide deacetylase family protein, whose amino-acid sequence MKGLAVATLGLALAGCGVVKKGSSCDLKAKNLRAEPWTGSGLPANTLSLTFLRGPSEHTKDIGELLEQRGIFASFFVRGAAVHEHSADLHHLWEQGHLVGNGGYTFTPLTHSKEPIVEIRKTDALITEDVTGDIFLLHAPEGEFNEELADLLNQNGLGKYVGPIQPDTVLSETFMDDKSCWENDVSVTACAQQYFTEIVRLQKGIIPFHDEDARTLELLATLLPDLSAFGFSFARLDQVPELRAALAEAGSSVDQVAGESSCDDYE is encoded by the coding sequence ATGAAAGGACTCGCCGTTGCCACTCTCGGTCTGGCTTTGGCTGGATGCGGAGTCGTGAAAAAGGGCAGCAGCTGTGATTTGAAGGCGAAAAATCTGCGCGCAGAGCCATGGACTGGATCCGGCCTGCCTGCCAATACACTTTCACTCACCTTTCTCCGTGGCCCTTCGGAGCACACCAAGGATATCGGTGAACTTCTGGAGCAGCGTGGCATCTTCGCGAGTTTTTTCGTGCGGGGAGCCGCTGTTCACGAGCACAGTGCCGATCTTCATCATCTTTGGGAACAGGGGCACCTCGTCGGCAATGGTGGCTATACGTTTACACCTCTGACCCATTCCAAAGAACCGATCGTTGAAATCCGAAAGACGGATGCTCTCATCACCGAGGACGTGACGGGGGACATCTTTCTTCTGCATGCCCCGGAAGGCGAATTCAATGAAGAGCTGGCGGATCTTTTGAATCAGAACGGCCTTGGCAAGTACGTGGGCCCGATTCAGCCCGATACGGTGCTGAGCGAGACCTTCATGGATGATAAAAGCTGCTGGGAAAATGATGTCAGCGTTACGGCCTGCGCCCAGCAGTACTTCACCGAAATCGTCCGTCTTCAGAAAGGCATCATTCCCTTCCATGATGAAGACGCGCGCACCCTGGAACTACTGGCCACTCTTTTGCCGGATCTCTCGGCCTTTGGCTTTTCCTTTGCGCGTCTGGATCAGGTTCCGGAACTGCGGGCGGCTCTGGCGGAAGCCGGAAGCTCCGTGGATCAGGTGGCTGGTGAATCCTCCTGCGATGATTACGAATAA